In the genome of Brienomyrus brachyistius isolate T26 chromosome 17, BBRACH_0.4, whole genome shotgun sequence, one region contains:
- the LOC125712178 gene encoding extracellular calcium-sensing receptor-like isoform X1 encodes MLGQLTLLLLAAFPVTAQTPACRLLGRAIMPSFAQDGQITLGGVFFLHGRTGETQNQFRTKPKNVDCLGVNFREFRLAQTMIFTIEEINNRTDILPGLTLGYKIYDTCASVTFSVRSAMALMNGYEESLSDTSCSRPAAVQTIIGESGSTDTIAVASSVRPFLIPVISHLATCACLSDRRKYPNFFRTIPSDYYQSRALVQLVKHFGWTWVGAVRSDSDYGNNGMATFIEAARQEGICIEYSEKFHRTQPEKLLEVIDVIKKGTAKVIVAFVAILEMYYFLDQLIIQNITGFQFIGTEAWMSGRSLATPTSFRALGGSVGFAVTGAKISGLKEFVLKLHPSMNPSNTDLQDFWETAFQCSLTTEHNSRYKAPCTGTESLSDLNNPYTDESEIRITNNVYKAVYAVAQSLHSLLNCTPQGCASRSKTEPRQVLESLQKVNFTLKTGERVFFDGNGDPAAKYEVVNWQLNPVGAVELKAVGYYDATLPAGRQFVMSPVSMVWAGGQREMPQSKCSESCPPGTRKAVQRGKPVCCYDCVPCAEGEISNTTDSNDCIPCDLEYWSNEYRNRCILKTVEYLSFDETMAIVLIIFSLFGACITIVAGTVFFIHKDTPIVKANNSELSFLLLFSLTLCFLCSLTFIGPPSNWSCMLRHTAFGITFVLCISCVLGKTIVVLMAFRATLPGSNVMKWFGPSQQRLSVLVFTLIQVLICLLWLTLSPPFPNKNTKYYKDKIILECDVGSAVSFWAVLGYIGLLSALCFVLAFLARKLPDNFNEAKFITFSMLIFCAVWITFIPAYVSSPGKFTVAVEIFAILASSYGLLFCIFVPKCYIILLKPEFNSRKSLMGKIPTKSL; translated from the exons ATGCTGGGGCAGCTGACACTGCTGCTTCTCGCAGCCTTTCCTGTCACAGCACAGACTCCAGCATGCAGGCTGCTGGGGAGAGCCATCATGCCCAGTTTCGCTCAAGACGGCCAGATCACCCTCGGAGGGGTTTTCTTCCTCCATGGAAGAACAGGTGAAACACAAAACCAATTCAGAACCAAgcccaaaaacgtggactgcttAGG AGTAAATTTCAGAGAGTTCCGACTGGCCCAAACAATGATCTTTACCATTGAAGAAATAAACAACAgaacagatatcctgcctggTTTGACCCTGGGTTATAAGATTTATGACACCTGTGCCTCAGTAACATTCTCAGTACGGTCAGCGATGGCTCTGATGAACGGCTATGAAGAAAGCCTGAGTGATACATCCTGCTCCAGACCTGCAGCTGTCCAGACCATCATAGGGGAGTCTGGGTCAACAGACACTATTGCTGTTGCATCAAGTGTCCGACCATTCTTGATCCCAGTG ATCAGCCATCTTGCCACATGTGCCTGCTTGAGCGACAGAAGAAAATACCCAAATTTCTTCAGGACCATTCCCAGTGACTACTATCAGAGCAGAGCACTGGTCCAGCTGGTCAAACACTTTGGCTGGACGTGGGTGGGGGCAGTTAGGAGTGACAGTGACTATGGAAACAATGGGATGGCCACATTTATAGAGGCTGCTAGACAAGAAGGAATCTGTATTGAGTATTCAGAGAAATTTCACAGAACACAACCAGAAAAATTACTTGAAGTTATAGATGTGATTAAAAAGGGTACAGCAAAGGTAATTGTGGCTTTTGTCGCTATTTTGGAAATGTATTATTTCTTGGACCAGTTAATCATtcaaaacataactggtttccAATTTATTGGAACTGAAGCCTGGATGTCTGGAAGGAGTTTAGCAACACCAACAAGTTTCAGAGCTCTTGGTGGGTCGGTTGGGTTTGCTGTGACAGGAGCTAAAATAAGCGGCTTGAAGGAATTTGTGCTGAAACTTCACCCCTCAATGAATCCAAGCAACACTGATCTCCAGGACTTCTGGGAAACGGCTTTTCAGTGCTCCTTAACAACAGAACATAATTCAAGATACAAAGCACCCTGCACAGGTACTGAAAGCCTAAGTGATCTAAATAACCCATATACTGATGAATCTGAGATAAGGATAACTAACAATGTCTACAAAGCTGTTTATGCAGTAGCACAATCTCTGCACAGCTTGCTGAACTGTACTCCACAAGGCTGTGCAAGCAGATCAAAAACTGAGCCCAGACAG GTCCTCGAGTCTCTACAAAAGGTCAATTTCACTTTGAAAACTGGAGAACGGGTTTTCTTTGATGGTAACGGAGACCCGGCGGCTAAATACGAGGTCGTCAACTGGCAGCTTAATCCTGTGGGTGCTGTAGAGCTTAAGGCAGTGGGTTACTACGACGCCACCTTACCAGCTGGTCGACAGTTTGTTATGAGTCCAGTCAGTATGGTCTGGGCAGGTGGTCAACGAGAG ATGCCCCAATCAAAGTGCAGTGAGAGCTGTCCCCCAGGAACCCGCAAGGCCGTGCAGAGAGGGAAGCCTGTCTGCTGCTACGACTGTGTACCCTGTGCTGAGGGGGAGATCAGCAATACTACAG ATTCTAATGACTGCATTCCTTGTGATCTGGAATACTGGTCAAATGAATATAGAAACAGATGCATATTAAAGACAGTTGAATATTTATCTTTTGATGAAACTATGGCAATAGTGCTCATAATTTTCTCACTTTTTGGGGCATGTATAACCATAGTTGCAGGCACTGTGTTCTTCATACACAAGGACACACCCATCGTCAAAGCCAACAACTCTGAGCTGAGCttcctgctgctcttttccctgACCCTCTGTTTCCTCTGCTCACTCACTTTCATTGGACCACCTTCCAACTGGTCCTGTATGCTGCGCCACACAGCGTTTGGAATCACCTTTGTCCTCTGCATCTCTTGTGTTCTGGGGAAAACAATTGTGGTGTTAATGGCCTTCAGGGCTACACtcccaggcagtaatgtcatgaAATGGTTTGGACCTTCTCAGCAGAGGCTCAGTGTTCTTGTATTCACTCTCATACAGGTGCTAATTTGTCTGCTCTGGTTgacattatcccctcctttccccaacAAGAACACGAAGTACTACAAAGACAAGATCATTCTAGAGTGTGATGTGGGGTCAGCAGTGAGCTTCTGGGCTGTGCTGGGGTACATTGGTCTCCTCTCTGCCCTGTGCTTTGTACTGGCTTTTCTGGCCAGGAAGCTGCCTGACAACTTCAATGAAGCCAAATTCATCACCTTCAGCATGCTCATATTCTGCGCCGTCTGGATCACTTTTATCCCAGCTTATGTCAGCTCACCTGGGAAGTTCACTGTGGCCGTCGAGATATTTGCCATTTTAGCTTCTAGTTACGGCCTTCTTTTCTGCATTTTTGTTCCCAAATGCTACATAATTCTGTTAAAGCCTGAGTTTAACTCACGAAAAAGCTTGATGGGTAAAATACCCACCAAGTCCCTATAA
- the LOC125712178 gene encoding extracellular calcium-sensing receptor-like isoform X2 — MLGQLTLLLLAAFPVTAQTPACRLLGRAIMPSFAQDGQITLGGVFFLHGRTGETQNQFRTKPKNVDCLGVNFREFRLAQTMIFTIEEINNRTDILPGLTLGYKIYDTCASVTFSVRSAMALMNGYEESLSDTSCSRPAAVQTIIGESGSTDTIAVASSVRPFLIPVISHLATCACLSDRRKYPNFFRTIPSDYYQSRALVQLVKHFGWTWVGAVRSDSDYGNNGMATFIEAARQEGICIEYSEKFHRTQPEKLLEVIDVIKKGTAKVIVAFVAILEMYYFLDQLIIQNITGFQFIGTEAWMSGRSLATPTSFRALGGSVGFAVTGAKISGLKEFVLKLHPSMNPSNTDLQDFWETAFQCSLTTEHNSRYKAPCTGTESLSDLNNPYTDESEIRITNNVYKAVYAVAQSLHSLLNCTPQGCASRSKTEPRQVLESLQKVNFTLKTGERVFFDGNGDPAAKYEVVNWQLNPVGAVELKAVGYYDATLPAGRQFVMSPVSMVWAGGQREMPQSKCSESCPPGTRKAVQRGKPVCCYDCVPCAEGEISNTTEILPSMTYHLNTSIPVFFYLWKWPFWMFMLHCLWKIHVDSDFYFVKHILNLSSKTQI; from the exons ATGCTGGGGCAGCTGACACTGCTGCTTCTCGCAGCCTTTCCTGTCACAGCACAGACTCCAGCATGCAGGCTGCTGGGGAGAGCCATCATGCCCAGTTTCGCTCAAGACGGCCAGATCACCCTCGGAGGGGTTTTCTTCCTCCATGGAAGAACAGGTGAAACACAAAACCAATTCAGAACCAAgcccaaaaacgtggactgcttAGG AGTAAATTTCAGAGAGTTCCGACTGGCCCAAACAATGATCTTTACCATTGAAGAAATAAACAACAgaacagatatcctgcctggTTTGACCCTGGGTTATAAGATTTATGACACCTGTGCCTCAGTAACATTCTCAGTACGGTCAGCGATGGCTCTGATGAACGGCTATGAAGAAAGCCTGAGTGATACATCCTGCTCCAGACCTGCAGCTGTCCAGACCATCATAGGGGAGTCTGGGTCAACAGACACTATTGCTGTTGCATCAAGTGTCCGACCATTCTTGATCCCAGTG ATCAGCCATCTTGCCACATGTGCCTGCTTGAGCGACAGAAGAAAATACCCAAATTTCTTCAGGACCATTCCCAGTGACTACTATCAGAGCAGAGCACTGGTCCAGCTGGTCAAACACTTTGGCTGGACGTGGGTGGGGGCAGTTAGGAGTGACAGTGACTATGGAAACAATGGGATGGCCACATTTATAGAGGCTGCTAGACAAGAAGGAATCTGTATTGAGTATTCAGAGAAATTTCACAGAACACAACCAGAAAAATTACTTGAAGTTATAGATGTGATTAAAAAGGGTACAGCAAAGGTAATTGTGGCTTTTGTCGCTATTTTGGAAATGTATTATTTCTTGGACCAGTTAATCATtcaaaacataactggtttccAATTTATTGGAACTGAAGCCTGGATGTCTGGAAGGAGTTTAGCAACACCAACAAGTTTCAGAGCTCTTGGTGGGTCGGTTGGGTTTGCTGTGACAGGAGCTAAAATAAGCGGCTTGAAGGAATTTGTGCTGAAACTTCACCCCTCAATGAATCCAAGCAACACTGATCTCCAGGACTTCTGGGAAACGGCTTTTCAGTGCTCCTTAACAACAGAACATAATTCAAGATACAAAGCACCCTGCACAGGTACTGAAAGCCTAAGTGATCTAAATAACCCATATACTGATGAATCTGAGATAAGGATAACTAACAATGTCTACAAAGCTGTTTATGCAGTAGCACAATCTCTGCACAGCTTGCTGAACTGTACTCCACAAGGCTGTGCAAGCAGATCAAAAACTGAGCCCAGACAG GTCCTCGAGTCTCTACAAAAGGTCAATTTCACTTTGAAAACTGGAGAACGGGTTTTCTTTGATGGTAACGGAGACCCGGCGGCTAAATACGAGGTCGTCAACTGGCAGCTTAATCCTGTGGGTGCTGTAGAGCTTAAGGCAGTGGGTTACTACGACGCCACCTTACCAGCTGGTCGACAGTTTGTTATGAGTCCAGTCAGTATGGTCTGGGCAGGTGGTCAACGAGAG ATGCCCCAATCAAAGTGCAGTGAGAGCTGTCCCCCAGGAACCCGCAAGGCCGTGCAGAGAGGGAAGCCTGTCTGCTGCTACGACTGTGTACCCTGTGCTGAGGGGGAGATCAGCAATACTACAG